A genomic region of Thermodesulfobium narugense DSM 14796 contains the following coding sequences:
- a CDS encoding SpoIVB peptidase S55 domain-containing protein, which yields MKRLIGFLIAIFLLTGSCANAANTVQVGDVGVAKTTIMGSEISTFNVEIIGIVNNPGLYPSYLIKVWGKAIDFTGGIAEGMSGSPVYINGKLIGAISATFQNADPHIGLVTPIEAMRTLWNYEEKSPEISKLERPITIDNKVYTAVSSVPTKEDGVLVERPCVLYYEKGFSGRVLSMLKKEMPLVSDVSSETSHEWTAQPGASIAVQFARGSVELGAVGTLTEIDGNKILAFGHPATDAGSVDYFLSSAYTYYTIKSQVLPFKVASIISPIGKVVQDRTYGIAAYLGALPPTTTIDVNVNSNGEHSFFVQLPESEDMLLKYASKVVLQCLDDSLLSQHGGSSTVDITLRLSDGTNIERKNIYSDPDDISYKSVLELDEILYKLLTNPLRRAVPEYIGFKINMSNKIKSAQIDKINMENFVKKSRPIKFDVSLRPYREELYKEQISIDPNLPKGSYTMILTGSDESTSQRAKTSENASNKPKEEVIETFDELVKSITDKPKNNQMVIEIYSSQATLNQDKPEPIFKKYVDFPWVVTGIATKTFEVR from the coding sequence TTGAAGAGGTTAATTGGTTTTTTGATTGCAATATTTTTATTGACTGGTTCGTGTGCTAACGCTGCTAACACAGTTCAGGTTGGTGATGTTGGAGTTGCAAAAACCACCATAATGGGTTCTGAAATTTCGACCTTTAATGTTGAAATAATAGGTATAGTTAACAATCCCGGTTTATACCCTTCTTATTTAATTAAGGTTTGGGGGAAAGCTATTGATTTTACTGGTGGTATTGCTGAGGGTATGAGCGGAAGCCCAGTTTATATTAATGGAAAATTAATAGGCGCTATTTCTGCTACTTTCCAAAATGCAGATCCGCATATTGGACTTGTTACGCCAATAGAAGCCATGAGAACCCTTTGGAATTATGAAGAAAAATCCCCTGAAATAAGCAAACTAGAAAGACCAATTACTATAGATAACAAGGTTTACACTGCGGTTTCAAGCGTACCAACGAAGGAAGACGGTGTTTTGGTTGAACGACCTTGTGTTTTGTATTATGAAAAAGGTTTTTCTGGAAGAGTGCTATCTATGCTTAAAAAAGAAATGCCTTTAGTTTCAGACGTTTCATCTGAAACGTCTCACGAGTGGACTGCTCAGCCAGGAGCTTCTATTGCTGTTCAGTTTGCGAGGGGTTCAGTGGAGCTGGGGGCAGTAGGAACTCTTACTGAAATAGATGGTAATAAGATTTTGGCTTTTGGTCATCCCGCTACAGATGCTGGAAGCGTAGATTATTTTTTGTCATCAGCTTATACATACTATACTATAAAAAGCCAAGTTTTGCCCTTTAAAGTTGCTTCTATAATTTCTCCTATAGGGAAGGTTGTACAGGATAGAACTTATGGTATAGCTGCTTATCTTGGAGCATTGCCTCCTACTACTACTATTGACGTTAACGTTAACTCAAATGGAGAACATAGTTTTTTTGTTCAATTGCCAGAAAGCGAAGATATGCTTCTAAAATATGCTTCTAAAGTGGTATTACAATGTTTGGACGATTCGCTTTTGAGTCAGCATGGTGGTTCTAGCACCGTTGATATAACTCTAAGGCTTTCTGATGGGACCAATATAGAAAGAAAGAATATATACTCTGATCCTGATGACATATCTTATAAAAGCGTTCTTGAGTTAGACGAAATTTTGTACAAACTGTTAACCAATCCTTTGAGAAGGGCCGTTCCTGAATATATTGGTTTTAAAATAAATATGTCAAATAAAATAAAGAGCGCTCAAATTGATAAGATCAATATGGAAAATTTTGTAAAGAAATCGAGACCAATTAAATTTGACGTTTCTTTGAGGCCGTACAGAGAAGAACTTTATAAAGAACAAATTTCAATCGACCCGAATCTACCTAAGGGAAGTTATACAATGATTTTAACTGGAAGTGATGAGTCAACTTCCCAAAGGGCGAAAACTTCTGAGAATGCTTCAAATAAGCCAAAAGAAGAGGTTATTGAGACATTTGATGAACTTGTTAAATCTATTACAGATAAGCCAAAAAACAACCAAATGGTCATAGAAATTTATTCCTCTCAGGCCACTTTGAATCAAGACAAACCTGAACCAATTTTTAAGAAATATGTAGATTTCCCGTGGGTAGTTACTGGCATCGCTACAAAAACTTTTGAAGTAAGGTAG
- a CDS encoding glycosyltransferase family 4 protein, translating into MKVLLVAHEKDAGGVSQHVLKLSSELIKLGHQVKIVWHTPNEPDYISLPLHSKDPVSLFLSSFGLLKLLKDFSPDVVHVHSRMPFLAVLPWVKALKIPVVYTAHGNYSPHRLSKLISLANVVIALCLTHQIYVTKELGVDAEKIRIVGNGVDTERFKPKKVERTNDDIVIGLVGRLVSAKGFSFFLKVFSYLPIQTRLVIVGDGELRETLEEEAKNLNISSRVVFMGKRDDIENIYPTFDIFCLPSIKEVYPLVLLEAMSSGIACVASDVGCIPEIGKNSIIVLPKSDLNLWVKSLLRLIEDKEGRQSLSKRALERSRTFSWENVAKRVEEIYLEVIRNER; encoded by the coding sequence ATGAAAGTATTACTTGTTGCTCACGAGAAGGATGCGGGAGGAGTGTCTCAACACGTTCTTAAGCTTTCAAGTGAGCTTATAAAGCTTGGGCATCAGGTGAAAATTGTCTGGCATACCCCAAACGAACCTGATTATATAAGTTTGCCGCTACACAGTAAAGATCCTGTGTCGCTGTTTCTTTCTTCTTTTGGACTACTAAAACTTCTTAAAGATTTTTCTCCTGACGTTGTTCATGTGCATTCAAGGATGCCGTTTTTAGCTGTTTTGCCATGGGTTAAGGCTCTAAAAATTCCCGTAGTTTATACTGCACACGGAAACTATAGTCCTCACAGGTTATCAAAGTTGATTTCTTTGGCTAATGTAGTCATAGCACTTTGTCTTACTCATCAAATTTATGTTACCAAGGAGTTAGGCGTAGATGCAGAGAAAATAAGAATAGTTGGGAATGGAGTAGACACAGAAAGATTTAAACCAAAAAAAGTTGAAAGGACGAATGATGATATAGTAATAGGTTTGGTAGGAAGATTGGTTAGCGCAAAGGGCTTTTCATTTTTTCTTAAAGTTTTTAGTTATCTGCCCATACAGACAAGGCTTGTAATAGTAGGAGACGGAGAACTAAGGGAGACATTAGAAGAAGAAGCAAAGAATCTTAATATATCGTCTAGAGTAGTCTTTATGGGGAAAAGGGATGACATAGAAAATATTTATCCAACTTTTGACATATTTTGTCTTCCCTCTATAAAAGAGGTATATCCGTTAGTTCTTCTAGAGGCAATGAGTTCAGGTATTGCATGTGTAGCTTCTGATGTGGGATGTATTCCTGAGATAGGGAAAAATTCAATTATTGTTTTGCCTAAATCCGATCTAAATTTGTGGGTGAAATCTCTTTTGAGACTCATAGAGGATAAAGAAGGCAGACAAAGTTTATCAAAGAGGGCACTTGAAAGAAGCAGGACTTTTAGTTGGGAAAATGTAGCAAAAAGAGTTGAAGAAATTTATTTAGAAGTCATTAGGAATGAAAGATAA
- a CDS encoding sulfite exporter TauE/SafE family protein, with protein MEGNSMGILSNFITLDPTNMLFLLFVGFVGGLVSGFIGSGGAFVLTPGMMSIGVPGTIAVASNMCHKFPKAMVGAYKRWKYGQVDIKLGLIMAISAILGVQVGIQIQEAILKTWGNAGSNLYVSTMFIIVLTIVGTYVFKDAVNMAKSKNTKEESTALAKRIQSINIPPMIYFDKIGAKISFWVTFPIGFCTGLLAATIAVGGFIGVPGMIYILGATSTVGTATELVIAFVMGLVGSVKWAMNGMIDIRLTLIILAGSLIGVQIGAAATTFVKPYLIKFVMGFIMLLVAGSRILAVPQYLSELNIIHLEKQALSALDQTSFMIMSLTLLAGAIIIVFSMVRGKREFRRTSAIAQVKIND; from the coding sequence ATGGAAGGAAATTCTATGGGGATCTTGTCAAACTTTATCACTCTTGACCCTACAAACATGCTTTTTCTTTTGTTTGTCGGCTTTGTTGGTGGATTGGTTAGCGGCTTTATAGGATCTGGCGGCGCATTTGTCCTAACGCCAGGAATGATGAGCATTGGAGTTCCAGGAACAATAGCAGTTGCAAGCAATATGTGCCACAAGTTTCCAAAGGCAATGGTTGGAGCATACAAGAGGTGGAAGTATGGTCAGGTAGATATAAAGTTAGGTCTTATTATGGCGATATCAGCAATACTTGGAGTTCAGGTAGGCATACAGATTCAAGAAGCCATATTAAAGACCTGGGGAAACGCTGGTTCAAACCTTTATGTCAGTACCATGTTTATAATTGTTTTAACGATAGTTGGAACTTACGTATTTAAGGATGCCGTAAATATGGCAAAGTCAAAGAACACAAAAGAAGAGTCTACCGCACTTGCAAAGAGAATACAAAGTATAAATATACCGCCAATGATATATTTTGATAAGATCGGAGCAAAGATATCATTCTGGGTTACATTCCCAATAGGATTTTGTACAGGACTTCTTGCAGCAACTATAGCAGTAGGAGGATTCATTGGAGTTCCTGGAATGATTTATATATTGGGCGCTACAAGTACTGTAGGCACAGCAACAGAGTTAGTTATAGCCTTTGTAATGGGTCTGGTTGGATCTGTAAAGTGGGCAATGAACGGAATGATAGATATTAGACTAACTCTTATAATTCTTGCTGGATCTTTAATTGGAGTACAAATAGGAGCTGCTGCCACAACATTTGTAAAGCCGTATCTTATAAAGTTTGTAATGGGCTTCATAATGCTTTTGGTAGCCGGGTCAAGAATCCTTGCAGTTCCTCAGTATTTAAGTGAGCTAAACATAATTCATCTTGAAAAGCAAGCTTTGAGCGCACTCGATCAGACTAGCTTTATGATAATGAGTCTAACGCTTCTTGCTGGTGCAATAATAATAGTATTTAGTATGGTAAGAGGAAAAAGAGAATTCAGGAGGACAAGTGCTATTGCACAGGTTAAGATAAACGATTAA
- a CDS encoding ELM1/GtrOC1 family putative glycosyltransferase: MKIIIISEGRPGHYNQSVSLAKSIGLDYEIKTIPFVDFRTEILRIFDNFISKELAKQLFIKFFGTEPEKYIGAIGTGNRVHPFLVLFKKATGLPTISIFYPKFLPDVFDMIIVPYHDRAPDNSKVYRIFGAIYFKEKLKNEEISKFKAKLGSNGPWISIVIGGNSKHHRFDSNEIIEGLELLFKNENLKDYKYLLSTSRRTPEDFERLLEKKNYPLDFSVYYHKDRTNPLRYFFEISDFAIITSDSISMITEAINCGLFCYCIKIPEKSKTKFSNSFKMLERQGFIKLINYDELVNITKKERIKFENANIIYDKVRNLFKSNQ; this comes from the coding sequence GTGAAGATTATTATTATCTCAGAAGGCAGACCTGGGCATTACAATCAATCTGTGTCTTTGGCAAAGTCGATTGGTCTGGACTATGAAATAAAAACTATACCGTTTGTTGACTTTAGAACTGAAATATTAAGAATTTTTGATAATTTTATTAGTAAAGAGCTCGCTAAGCAACTATTCATAAAATTTTTTGGTACGGAGCCAGAAAAGTATATAGGAGCTATAGGTACGGGCAATAGAGTCCACCCCTTTTTGGTGCTCTTTAAAAAGGCTACAGGTTTGCCTACAATTTCTATCTTTTATCCAAAATTTTTGCCAGATGTCTTTGATATGATAATTGTGCCTTATCATGATAGAGCGCCAGATAATTCGAAGGTTTATCGCATATTCGGGGCTATTTATTTTAAAGAAAAGCTAAAAAACGAAGAGATTAGTAAATTTAAAGCTAAACTAGGTTCAAATGGTCCATGGATATCAATTGTAATTGGTGGAAATAGCAAGCATCATAGGTTTGATTCTAATGAAATAATAGAAGGTTTAGAATTGCTATTTAAAAATGAGAATCTTAAAGATTATAAATATTTGTTGTCTACTTCGAGGCGAACTCCTGAGGATTTTGAAAGACTTCTTGAAAAGAAGAATTATCCGCTGGATTTTTCCGTGTATTATCACAAAGATAGAACAAACCCTCTTAGGTATTTTTTTGAAATATCTGACTTTGCAATTATTACTTCTGATTCCATTTCTATGATAACTGAAGCTATTAATTGCGGTTTATTTTGCTATTGTATTAAAATTCCTGAAAAAAGCAAAACAAAGTTTAGTAATTCGTTTAAAATGTTGGAAAGACAGGGTTTTATTAAGTTAATAAATTACGATGAATTAGTTAATATAACAAAAAAAGAAAGAATAAAGTTTGAAAATGCTAATATAATATACGATAAAGTTAGAAACTTATTTAAAAGTAACCAATAG
- a CDS encoding universal stress protein, with protein MYKKLLVAYDGSLSSKSALKEALEISASFNSYITLISVFDLPTEIFGISSLESERIESELFSMLLNAFEQSKEKNNKINAFFATIAGDSATYTNIESNEKIQIPKKVSSPDHAIVSFAEFLKPDLILIGTKGYNRVINVGSVTVGVIRDAPCDVLTIKNYKEGKFEEKYKNILLAFDGSETSVNALKRTISIAKRFKWDITAIHVYPLLTEINLFSSVHTKEVLLQTSKHILERAREIAYKENYPIYTHSGGFGDPAQYIVNYATEENYDLVVLGTQNPNTVKKVLIGSIAYRVISEADFPVYCIPIKSLKKAL; from the coding sequence ATGTACAAAAAATTATTAGTTGCATATGACGGTTCATTAAGTAGCAAAAGCGCACTAAAGGAGGCACTAGAAATAAGTGCCTCCTTTAACTCATATATTACGCTTATAAGCGTATTTGACTTACCTACAGAGATATTCGGAATATCGTCTCTGGAATCAGAAAGGATTGAATCAGAATTATTTTCAATGCTTCTAAACGCCTTCGAGCAATCAAAAGAGAAAAACAATAAAATAAATGCTTTCTTTGCTACAATTGCAGGTGATAGTGCAACTTACACAAACATCGAATCAAACGAAAAAATTCAAATACCCAAAAAGGTAAGTTCACCAGATCATGCAATAGTATCGTTCGCAGAGTTTCTAAAGCCCGATCTAATATTGATAGGCACGAAGGGATACAATAGAGTGATAAACGTTGGAAGTGTAACTGTAGGCGTAATTAGGGATGCTCCGTGTGACGTATTAACTATAAAAAATTATAAAGAGGGCAAGTTTGAAGAAAAGTACAAAAATATACTTCTTGCCTTTGACGGTTCTGAAACTTCAGTTAACGCGCTAAAAAGGACTATTAGCATAGCAAAAAGGTTTAAGTGGGATATTACTGCAATTCACGTCTACCCTCTTCTTACTGAAATAAACCTTTTTTCAAGCGTTCACACAAAAGAAGTTTTACTCCAAACTTCAAAACATATTCTTGAAAGAGCAAGAGAAATAGCTTATAAGGAAAATTATCCTATTTATACCCACTCAGGGGGGTTTGGTGACCCTGCACAATACATTGTTAATTATGCTACAGAAGAAAATTATGATCTAGTAGTTCTAGGAACACAAAATCCAAATACCGTAAAAAAAGTTCTTATAGGAAGCATTGCATACAGAGTTATTTCAGAAGCTGATTTTCCTGTTTATTGCATCCCCATAAAGAGCCTGAAAAAAGCGCTGTAA
- a CDS encoding response regulator transcription factor, protein MQASHSKKKVLIVDDHALLREGLKFLISQSKEDFEVVGETPSASEALKLVKKLKPDIVILDLSLSDGSGLDIIEPIKKISQNTKILVLSMYQDESVIVQTLKEGASGFIPKSEVSEECIQALKIISESDDLYVPASYSRIVLKGLLSDNASKTLSSREDQVLRLLALGYSAKEIAQTLQISPKTVQTYRQRITTKLDLRRRSDIVRYAISKGLLKEEEIKGIVFPKDDELI, encoded by the coding sequence ATGCAAGCATCCCATTCAAAAAAGAAGGTTCTAATAGTTGACGATCACGCTCTGTTAAGAGAGGGATTAAAATTTCTGATAAGTCAATCAAAAGAAGATTTTGAGGTTGTAGGAGAAACCCCTAGCGCTTCTGAAGCCCTGAAATTAGTAAAAAAACTTAAACCCGATATCGTAATATTAGATCTATCCTTATCTGATGGAAGCGGTCTTGATATAATAGAGCCGATAAAAAAAATTTCTCAAAACACAAAAATTCTTGTTCTAAGCATGTATCAGGATGAGTCTGTTATAGTCCAAACCCTAAAAGAAGGCGCATCAGGTTTTATTCCGAAAAGTGAGGTATCAGAAGAGTGTATCCAAGCGCTAAAAATTATCTCAGAGAGCGATGATCTGTATGTACCCGCATCATATTCCAGAATAGTATTAAAAGGGCTTCTTTCAGATAACGCCTCAAAAACCCTTAGCTCAAGAGAAGATCAGGTATTAAGGCTGTTGGCTTTGGGATATAGCGCCAAAGAAATAGCCCAAACGCTTCAAATTAGCCCCAAAACAGTTCAGACCTATAGGCAAAGAATAACCACCAAGCTTGATTTAAGAAGAAGATCGGATATTGTAAGATATGCTATTTCAAAAGGGCTTCTAAAAGAAGAAGAAATAAAAGGGATAGTTTTTCCAAAAGACGACGAGTTAATCTAA
- the phnD gene encoding phosphate/phosphite/phosphonate ABC transporter substrate-binding protein — MKQKNPIREKFLSYKDIFFMLFFIVLLFVIGALLIINVNFFPTSSLNLDLTKKSLPVSTENEPNTIGIVVSSTLPIEEVTLIYKPLIIYLSKATNKHIVLFTRKTYSEALDSMLAGDAQIGIIGSGAFYVDKNKLDLLAVPMINNKTYYKSYIIAEKENIKNLSDLKGKTIAFTDPYSFAGYIVLENYLRKNGLNLNFFSKHFFTFSVNSSIDALKEGLADAATIDSNTYEQLKEKNPEISNSLHIIWESPIEIPNPPVIAIKDMDYKTKLQFQKLFMDMDKSTEGKKVLSILGYDKYVEVNSNFFEPISEWLGKNNENKF, encoded by the coding sequence ATGAAACAAAAAAATCCCATAAGAGAAAAATTTTTAAGTTATAAAGATATCTTTTTTATGCTATTTTTTATAGTCTTGTTGTTTGTCATTGGCGCACTTTTAATTATTAACGTTAACTTCTTCCCTACTTCTTCTTTAAATCTAGATCTAACCAAAAAATCTCTTCCTGTTTCCACTGAAAATGAACCAAACACAATTGGCATAGTTGTATCTTCTACTTTGCCAATCGAGGAAGTTACCTTAATTTACAAACCCCTAATAATATATCTTTCAAAAGCAACAAATAAACATATTGTTCTTTTTACAAGAAAGACCTATTCAGAAGCACTAGATTCTATGCTTGCAGGCGATGCACAAATTGGCATCATAGGCTCAGGCGCCTTTTACGTTGATAAAAATAAGTTAGATTTGCTGGCAGTACCTATGATAAACAATAAAACATATTATAAATCATATATTATAGCAGAAAAAGAAAATATAAAAAATTTATCTGACTTAAAGGGAAAGACAATAGCTTTTACTGACCCATATTCCTTTGCTGGGTATATCGTATTGGAAAATTATCTTAGAAAAAATGGCCTTAACCTTAATTTTTTTTCAAAACACTTTTTTACCTTTAGTGTCAATTCATCAATAGACGCTCTAAAAGAGGGCTTGGCTGATGCAGCTACTATTGACAGTAATACATATGAGCAATTAAAAGAGAAAAATCCAGAAATTTCAAACTCATTACACATAATATGGGAGTCCCCAATTGAGATTCCAAATCCGCCAGTAATAGCCATAAAGGATATGGATTATAAAACAAAACTTCAATTTCAAAAACTTTTTATGGATATGGATAAAAGCACAGAAGGGAAAAAAGTTCTTAGTATATTGGGCTATGATAAGTATGTTGAAGTAAATAGCAACTTTTTTGAACCAATTTCAGAATGGTTAGGTAAAAATAATGAAAATAAGTTTTAA
- a CDS encoding universal stress protein: MARKKNVFVVLKDTKQNQAKLIKETRNYVATNNIEKVYLLKIIDRSEDLGVFNPEAEEIIVTRAESEISKFMNELGQIDCQVEGIVKIGSYHDRIEELAKKFDPEAIIVQSSKLSGIKRIFLGNTASDVINNAHCPVIVVGS; the protein is encoded by the coding sequence ATGGCAAGAAAAAAGAATGTTTTTGTCGTTCTTAAGGATACAAAGCAAAATCAGGCAAAACTAATCAAGGAAACAAGAAATTATGTAGCAACAAATAATATCGAGAAGGTCTATTTGTTGAAGATTATAGACAGATCCGAAGATCTTGGCGTATTTAACCCTGAAGCAGAAGAAATTATCGTCACAAGAGCTGAAAGCGAAATTTCAAAGTTTATGAACGAATTAGGTCAGATCGACTGCCAGGTGGAAGGGATCGTAAAGATTGGTTCCTATCACGACAGGATTGAAGAATTAGCAAAAAAGTTTGATCCCGAAGCAATAATAGTTCAAAGCTCCAAGTTAAGCGGAATAAAGAGAATCTTTCTTGGCAACACAGCTTCGGATGTCATAAACAACGCTCACTGTCCCGTAATTGTTGTCGGCTCTTAA
- a CDS encoding sensor histidine kinase: MKISFKIAISVILPSLICTLALLLFMKYTLTQNLLENLNKRMQTTCSDIEYSIIDSIATNNSIEANRILKNIKQQNKEIVYIYIQRPFGRILASTFEDGFPIELLSLTSSNEKLVRTFNTKEGTLYDLNYPLLGGSFGTIHIGYSHNLIKDRINNFILQSLFFSFIVIVVSLMLFLFLTRSIVRNINKLIYLAKRVSVGDFDTRVDIRSKDELELLAKSMNSMANDLKIHKIERLKMEERLKKEEEEKKRKELLRREISSLEKERKRISMEIHDGVMQTLASGQINLFHVINSDKIPEDLRERLKISYNIFKDATNDLRNLTINLRPRILEEVGLKRSIETLLERAEQSNNLDVELIFDIRSKLQDYLELSLFRIIQEAINNVIKHANASFVSVIIKENDDRIELTIEDNGSGFEINYEDKKYTNSFGLIDMKERAESLGGSLNIEKKKEGGTKIYASIPFKKEGSNS; the protein is encoded by the coding sequence ATGAAAATAAGTTTTAAAATCGCTATATCTGTCATTTTACCATCTCTTATATGTACTCTTGCTCTCTTACTGTTTATGAAATATACCCTCACCCAGAACCTACTTGAAAATCTAAACAAAAGAATGCAAACTACTTGTTCAGATATTGAATATTCAATAATAGACAGCATTGCCACAAATAACAGCATCGAAGCCAATAGAATTCTAAAAAATATAAAACAACAAAACAAAGAGATTGTGTATATATATATCCAGAGACCATTTGGTAGAATTCTTGCATCAACATTTGAGGACGGTTTTCCAATAGAACTATTAAGTCTTACAAGTTCGAATGAAAAATTAGTAAGAACATTTAATACCAAAGAGGGCACATTGTACGATCTTAACTATCCGCTTTTAGGTGGTAGTTTTGGAACAATTCACATTGGTTATTCTCATAATTTGATAAAGGATAGGATCAACAACTTTATATTACAATCTCTGTTTTTCAGCTTTATAGTTATTGTAGTTTCTTTAATGCTTTTTCTCTTTTTGACCCGTTCAATAGTTAGAAATATAAACAAACTAATTTATCTTGCAAAAAGAGTCTCAGTTGGAGATTTTGATACAAGAGTTGATATAAGATCTAAAGATGAGCTAGAGCTACTCGCTAAATCAATGAATTCTATGGCAAACGACTTAAAAATTCACAAAATTGAGAGATTGAAGATGGAGGAAAGACTAAAGAAGGAAGAAGAAGAGAAAAAGAGAAAGGAGCTTTTAAGAAGGGAGATTTCCTCTTTAGAAAAGGAAAGAAAAAGAATTTCTATGGAGATACACGATGGAGTTATGCAAACTTTAGCATCAGGGCAGATTAACCTTTTTCACGTTATAAATAGCGACAAAATTCCAGAAGATCTCAGAGAAAGGTTAAAAATTTCATACAACATCTTTAAAGATGCCACAAATGATTTAAGAAACCTGACAATAAATCTTAGACCACGCATCTTAGAAGAAGTTGGCCTAAAAAGGTCTATAGAAACACTGCTCGAAAGGGCAGAGCAAAGCAATAATCTTGATGTAGAATTAATTTTTGATATTAGATCAAAACTTCAGGATTATCTGGAATTATCATTGTTTAGAATAATCCAAGAAGCTATAAATAACGTAATAAAACACGCTAACGCAAGTTTCGTAAGCGTTATTATAAAAGAAAATGATGATAGAATAGAACTAACAATTGAAGATAATGGTTCAGGTTTTGAAATAAATTATGAAGACAAAAAATATACCAATAGTTTTGGACTTATAGATATGAAAGAAAGAGCAGAAAGTCTTGGAGGTTCATTAAACATAGAAAAAAAGAAGGAAGGTGGCACAAAGATTTATGCAAGCATCCCATTCAAAAAAGAAGGTTCTAATAGTTGA